The sequence GCTGCAAGTGCATCGATCTGATGCAGCACATGGCCACGGTTTCATGAACAACCATGGCCATGGGTGATCGGGAAGTAATTCGATGTTTTTAGAGCCGGACTCCGCCTTAAGGGCGCGAGCTGGCTTTGCCAGAGAGCGCTTGATAGATCATCATATCAGCCTCTATTGGATCGGCTATCTTACGGCGTACTCTCATTTCATTTGCCTTACTACTAAACATGAGAAATGACATAAGCGGCGGAATAAACCCTAGCACCGAAAGCAGCGCAATCGCTCCAGATACATCTGAAGAAGCTGTGCTAATCGCTGCCAAATAAAAAATTGCAACTGGAACCCCAACAATGGTTGCACACCAAAAAGGCTTCCAATGGCCTGTCCTGATAGAATAGTAAAGTGATGCAAAGAAGCCTAAGAACAGGTGGAATGCAAACATCCATCCGATCCTTATGGACGCAAGCTTGAGCTCTCTCAGATCTTTGACTCTCTGAGAGTATGCTCGTGCATCCTCGAGTCCCGGAGAAGACTGTTCCATAGAAGCTACACCTTCAATTAAAGATTAGCTTGAATCGGAGAGACGTCAAGCAATTGATGCAATACGCTAGGCAGCATCCCCTCATGTCATCGCTCGACTCCCAGTGGAGTCATCTAAGTCCATCCGCTTATAATCGGCTTGCTTGCTCAGTGGAGAACACGAGTAGGGGCCAGGTTTTTCATAATTGAATCGCCTTTCACCTGGAAGTGTCTTCAATGCCGAAGTACTGGGCAACCGTTGGAGGTACTCAGGTACGGGTTTGTCGTCCTAGCGATCCCGGCTGCCGGGGATTCTGATCTGTGTGCGGCGCCTGCGGGACATCGGCAAGCCCTGGCCCTGGCTGTTGCTCAGCCTGATTCCGATCGTGGGGGCTATCTGGCTGATCGTGCTGTTCTGCCAGCCCTCCGTGGCGCTCTGAACCCGGTTGAGACGCCCGGGGCACTGAACAGGAGATCGCTTCTGCTCCGCCGTGCCCCTTCGCCAGGCCGTCGCACCGACAGCCCCTTCACCTGCTGCTCCGCCCAGCGCCCTTCCGTCTGCCCCCGGGTCTTGCCCCCTAGGGTCCGGCGGAGCGCTGATCTCCCTGGTGGATCTGCGCAGTGCCGCCCAGCGCCACTGGTGGCTGGCCGGGGATGGCTTCCCCCAGCGGATCGCCGGCCTGCTGGCGGCGCCGCTGCAGGCCACGGGCCAGCCGGCGGCCAGCGCGGCGGAACTGGCCGAGATCTTTGCTCCCCTGCCGGCAATCGCTGCCGCGGAGGCCCATCCCGCCTGCCGTCAGGCGGGTTACCGCTACCTCCTCTGCCTGCGTTCCAGCGGGGTGCACCTCTCCTGCTGGCGGCAGTATCCCGGTGAGGTGGGCTGGCAGCGGCGCTGCGGGCCGATGGCCCTGGCTGCCTTCATCCGGCGCTTCGGCGCTCCTCGCGGTGCATCCAGCTGATCCAGTCGGCGGAGATCTCCTGGGGGCACACGGCCTCGCATTCCAGATGGCTGCTGCAGCTGCCGAAACCCTCCTGACCCATCTGCTGCTGCATCGCCCGCGCCCGCCGGGCGCGCTCCGGCTGGCCCTGGGGCAGCTGGCCCAGGTGGGCCAGCTTGGCGGCCACGAACAGGCTGGCGGAGGCATTGCGGCAGCTGGCCACGCAGGCGCCACAGCCGATGCAGGTGGCTGTGTCGAAGGCGGATCGGGCCTGTTCGGCCCCCACCAGCATGGCGTTGCCATCCGCCGCCTGGCCGGTGTTCACCGAGCAGTAGCCACCGGCGGCGATCAGGCGGTCGAGGGCGGAGCGATCCACGGCCAGGTCCTGCACCAGGGGGAAGGCCGCCGCACGCCAGGGCTCGAGGGTGAGCCGCTCACCACTGCTGAACTGGCGCAGATAGAGCTGGCAGACGCTGGTGGCGGCGCGGGGGCCATGGGCCTGGCCGTTCACCAGGAAGCCGCAGCTGCCGCAGATGCCCTCGCGGCAGTCGTGCTCCATCGACACCGGCCGCTCGCCCGCTGTGATCAGCTGCTCATTGAGCTGATCCAGCGCCTCCAGCAGCGACAGATCGGCCGACACCGACTCCAGGGTGTAGTCGCAGAAGCCGCCAGGAGCCTGGGCTGATTCCTGGCGC is a genomic window of Cyanobium sp. NS01 containing:
- a CDS encoding DUF805 domain-containing protein translates to MICVRRLRDIGKPWPWLLLSLIPIVGAIWLIVLFCQPSVAL
- a CDS encoding succinate dehydrogenase/fumarate reductase iron-sulfur subunit, encoding MSSRTLCLHLRIWRQESAQAPGGFCDYTLESVSADLSLLEALDQLNEQLITAGERPVSMEHDCREGICGSCGFLVNGQAHGPRAATSVCQLYLRQFSSGERLTLEPWRAAAFPLVQDLAVDRSALDRLIAAGGYCSVNTGQAADGNAMLVGAEQARSAFDTATCIGCGACVASCRNASASLFVAAKLAHLGQLPQGQPERARRARAMQQQMGQEGFGSCSSHLECEAVCPQEISADWISWMHREERRSAG